The Sphingobium sp. BYY-5 genome contains a region encoding:
- a CDS encoding DUF2274 domain-containing protein, whose amino-acid sequence MTKLKLGPIADDKPIKVTLELPASLHRDLAAYAEILGREAGHGPSDPVRLIVPMLERFIATDRGFAKARRKSASSGAPIA is encoded by the coding sequence ATGACCAAGCTGAAGTTAGGCCCGATCGCCGACGATAAACCCATCAAGGTCACGCTGGAGCTACCCGCGAGCTTGCACCGCGATCTCGCCGCCTATGCTGAAATCCTCGGCCGTGAGGCGGGGCATGGCCCGTCCGATCCTGTTCGCCTCATCGTGCCCATGTTGGAGCGGTTCATCGCCACGGATCGCGGCTTCGCCAAAGCCCGCCGAAAATCAGCGTCGTCCGGCGCTCCGATCGCATGA
- a CDS encoding TrbI/VirB10 family protein, with amino-acid sequence MRLRPEPPRVTRLSRKVLAGLGLVASLGVGGALIYALQNSQGGRANEELLSTDNRATPDGLNNLPRDYTGPVLGPPLPGDLGRPILDAQNRGQPITPPLAGTTAVQPGLSAEEQRRLQELEAARTARLFASTETRNAAPAATVTADATAAAPNLASLGLAPQPATPSAQDRQLAFLNQTPDRRTVSSDRVAAPASPNVLQAGAVISAALITGIRSDLPGQITAQVTENIYDSPTGRILLIPQGTRVIGEYDNGVGFGQRRILLVWNRLIMPNGRSIVLERQPGADTQGYAGLEDGVDYHWWDLAKAAALSTLLGIGTELATDDHDRLVRAIRDGAQDTVNQAGQQIVQRQLQIAPTLTIRPGFPVRVIVTRDLVLEPYGGTP; translated from the coding sequence ATGCGGCTCCGCCCCGAGCCGCCGCGCGTCACCCGGCTGTCGCGCAAGGTGCTCGCCGGTCTTGGTCTTGTCGCCAGCCTCGGCGTCGGAGGCGCGCTGATCTACGCGCTCCAGAACTCGCAGGGGGGCCGCGCGAACGAGGAACTGCTTTCGACTGACAACCGGGCAACGCCGGACGGCCTCAACAACCTGCCGCGCGACTATACCGGGCCGGTGCTCGGCCCGCCGCTTCCCGGCGATCTCGGCCGACCGATCCTCGACGCGCAGAACCGCGGACAACCCATTACGCCGCCGCTCGCCGGCACGACCGCCGTGCAGCCCGGTCTCAGCGCCGAGGAGCAGCGCCGCTTGCAGGAACTGGAGGCGGCGAGGACCGCGCGCCTGTTCGCCTCGACGGAAACGCGCAATGCCGCACCCGCCGCGACGGTGACGGCCGACGCTACGGCGGCGGCACCGAACCTTGCCAGCCTTGGCCTTGCGCCGCAGCCGGCCACGCCCTCGGCGCAGGACCGCCAGCTCGCCTTCCTCAATCAGACGCCCGACCGGCGCACCGTCTCATCCGATCGCGTCGCCGCGCCCGCGTCGCCGAACGTGCTTCAAGCCGGTGCGGTGATTTCCGCTGCGCTCATCACCGGCATCCGGTCCGATCTCCCCGGCCAGATCACCGCGCAGGTGACAGAGAACATCTATGACAGCCCAACCGGGCGCATCCTTCTGATCCCGCAGGGCACCCGCGTTATCGGAGAATATGACAACGGCGTCGGCTTCGGCCAGCGCCGCATCCTGCTCGTCTGGAACCGGCTCATCATGCCAAACGGCCGCTCGATCGTGCTGGAGCGCCAGCCCGGCGCGGATACACAGGGCTATGCCGGCCTGGAGGATGGCGTCGATTATCACTGGTGGGATCTCGCCAAGGCCGCCGCGCTCTCGACGCTGCTCGGCATTGGCACCGAACTCGCCACCGACGACCATGACCGGCTGGTGCGAGCCATCCGTGACGGCGCACAGGACACCGTCAATCAAGCCGGCCAGCAGATCGTCCAGCGCCAGTTGCAGATCGCGCCGACGCTGACGATCCGGCCGGGCTTTCCCGTGCGCGTCATCGTCACCCGTGACCTTGTGCTCGAACCCTATGGGGGAACGCCATGA
- the trbG gene encoding P-type conjugative transfer protein TrbG — MIPALRKAAPWSAGHPAFRKSAFAAVLICTTALGGCATTTPPPDIAYDDAAPAVQTVDPPAPVTVVELPRPLPLPGQMKPVETTRRTPEPADPAARVNQANAQARVQPVRDGFINSMQVYPFTQGALYQVYTAVGQITDIALQPGETLVGSGPVAAGDTVRWIIGDTESGTGAARQVHILVKPTRAELMTNLVINTNLRTYHMELRSTERTYMASVSWQYPQDQLIALRRQNAEAQAAQPIASGVDLANVNFRYEISGDRAPWRPLRAFDDGRQVFIEFPRGIGQGEMPPLFVVGPEGNTSELVNYRVRGHHMIVDRLFAAAELRFGTDRNQKRVRISRTDGRPAS; from the coding sequence ATGATCCCCGCACTCCGCAAAGCCGCCCCCTGGAGTGCAGGGCATCCGGCTTTCCGCAAATCCGCTTTCGCGGCTGTCCTCATCTGCACAACAGCGCTTGGAGGCTGCGCCACCACGACCCCGCCACCGGACATCGCCTATGACGATGCCGCGCCGGCCGTGCAGACGGTCGATCCTCCGGCGCCGGTCACGGTGGTCGAACTGCCACGGCCGTTGCCGCTTCCCGGCCAGATGAAACCTGTCGAGACGACGCGCCGCACGCCGGAGCCGGCTGATCCCGCTGCCCGTGTCAATCAGGCCAATGCGCAGGCCCGCGTCCAGCCCGTGCGAGACGGCTTCATCAATTCCATGCAGGTCTATCCCTTCACGCAAGGGGCGCTCTATCAAGTCTATACCGCTGTCGGACAGATCACCGACATCGCTCTTCAGCCCGGCGAAACGCTGGTCGGGTCCGGGCCGGTCGCCGCCGGCGACACCGTGCGCTGGATCATCGGGGATACCGAAAGCGGCACGGGCGCGGCGCGCCAGGTCCATATCCTCGTCAAACCCACGCGCGCAGAGCTGATGACGAATCTTGTCATCAACACCAACCTGCGCACCTACCATATGGAACTGCGCTCGACCGAGCGCACCTATATGGCATCGGTGTCCTGGCAGTATCCGCAGGACCAGCTCATTGCGCTCCGCCGACAGAACGCCGAGGCGCAGGCTGCCCAGCCCATCGCCAGCGGCGTCGATCTCGCCAATGTCAACTTCCGCTATGAGATTTCGGGCGACCGTGCGCCGTGGCGGCCGCTGCGCGCCTTCGACGATGGAAGGCAGGTCTTCATCGAGTTTCCGCGCGGTATCGGCCAGGGCGAGATGCCGCCGCTCTTCGTCGTCGGACCGGAGGGTAACACCTCCGAATTGGTGAACTATCGCGTGCGCGGCCACCACATGATTGTGGACCGGCTCTTCGCCGCCGCCGAACTGCGCTTCGGGACCGACCGCAACCAGAAGCGGGTCCGCATTTCCCGAACGGACGGGAGGCCGGCATCGTGA
- the trbF gene encoding conjugal transfer protein TrbF, giving the protein MFKRPATHYGKSPLPETPYQRAAQVWDDRIGSARVQAKNWRFMAFGSLALSAGLSVALVWQSTSGSIVPWVVQVDKLGQAQAVAPAVADYRPTDPQIAFHLARFIEQVRAIPADAIIVRQNWLRAYEFTTQAGALALNDYARANDPFTKVGKQQIAVEVSSVIRASPDSFRVAWIERRYQDGSLASTERWSAILTFVVQVPRDPEKLRANPLGIYVNAINWSKELGQ; this is encoded by the coding sequence ATGTTCAAAAGACCCGCCACCCATTACGGCAAATCCCCTCTGCCCGAGACGCCCTACCAGCGGGCGGCGCAGGTCTGGGACGACCGCATCGGTTCCGCCCGCGTGCAGGCGAAGAACTGGCGTTTCATGGCCTTCGGCTCGCTCGCCCTGTCTGCCGGCCTATCGGTCGCGCTGGTCTGGCAGTCCACCAGCGGATCGATCGTGCCGTGGGTGGTGCAGGTCGACAAGCTCGGCCAGGCACAGGCCGTTGCGCCCGCTGTCGCCGACTACCGGCCAACCGATCCCCAGATTGCTTTCCATCTGGCCCGGTTCATCGAACAGGTCCGCGCGATCCCGGCCGACGCCATCATCGTGCGGCAGAACTGGCTTCGCGCCTATGAGTTCACGACACAGGCCGGCGCTCTGGCGCTCAACGACTATGCCCGCGCCAACGACCCGTTCACGAAGGTCGGAAAACAGCAGATCGCGGTCGAAGTCTCCTCGGTAATCCGCGCATCACCCGACAGCTTCCGCGTCGCCTGGATCGAGCGCCGCTATCAGGACGGCTCACTCGCCTCCACCGAGCGCTGGTCCGCCATCCTCACCTTCGTCGTGCAGGTCCCGCGCGACCCCGAAAAACTCCGAGCCAATCCGCTCGGAATCTACGTCAACGCCATCAACTGGTCGAAGGAGCTTGGACAATGA
- the trbL gene encoding P-type conjugative transfer protein TrbL: protein MGGTGVIDHFLEVFTRYIDGGFGLLSGEVAFIATTLIVIDVVLAALFWSWGADDDIIARLVKKTLFVGVFAYIIGNWNNLARIVFESFAGLGLKASGTSFSVADLLRPGKVAQTGLDAGRPLLESISDLMGWVSFFENFIQIACLLFAWALILLAFFILAIQLFVTLIEFKLTTLAGFVLIPFGLFGKSAFMAERVLGNVISSGIKVLVLAVIIGIGSTLFSEFTAGFGGATPTIDDAMAIVLAALSLLGLGIFGPGIANGLVSGGPQLGAGAAVGTGLAAGGMVMAGGAALGAAAGGAGALAGGVAAAARGGAALAGGASTAYSLGAAGQTGASAVSSGLGNVASAGAQAAVSPLKRAASKAADSMKQSYQAGARGAFEVTGGSSTAGTIGGEAADGAAAPAASSSSAADGPPAWAKRMKRSQQFTHGVQAAAHSVRSGDSHGGGSSVNLSESDR, encoded by the coding sequence ATGGGCGGCACCGGCGTCATCGACCATTTCCTCGAAGTCTTCACCCGTTACATCGACGGCGGTTTCGGCCTGCTGTCGGGCGAGGTCGCCTTCATCGCCACGACGCTGATCGTCATCGACGTGGTGCTGGCGGCGCTGTTCTGGTCGTGGGGCGCCGATGACGACATCATCGCCCGGCTGGTCAAGAAGACGCTGTTCGTCGGCGTCTTCGCCTACATCATCGGCAACTGGAACAATCTCGCCCGCATCGTCTTCGAAAGCTTCGCTGGTCTCGGCCTGAAGGCGTCCGGGACCAGCTTTTCCGTCGCTGACCTGCTGCGCCCCGGCAAGGTCGCGCAGACCGGCCTCGATGCCGGGCGTCCGCTGCTCGAATCCATCTCCGACCTGATGGGCTGGGTCTCGTTCTTCGAGAACTTCATCCAGATCGCGTGCCTGTTATTCGCCTGGGCGCTGATCCTGCTTGCCTTCTTCATCCTCGCCATCCAGCTCTTCGTCACGCTGATCGAGTTCAAGCTGACGACGCTCGCGGGCTTCGTGCTGATCCCCTTCGGCCTGTTTGGTAAGTCTGCCTTCATGGCCGAACGGGTGCTCGGCAACGTCATCTCAAGCGGCATCAAGGTTCTGGTGCTCGCCGTCATCATCGGCATCGGTTCGACGCTGTTCTCCGAATTCACAGCGGGCTTCGGCGGCGCGACGCCGACCATCGACGATGCGATGGCGATCGTGCTCGCCGCGCTGTCGCTGCTCGGCCTCGGCATTTTCGGCCCCGGCATCGCCAATGGCCTCGTCTCCGGCGGCCCGCAGCTTGGCGCTGGCGCTGCGGTCGGCACGGGCCTCGCCGCAGGCGGCATGGTCATGGCCGGCGGCGCTGCCCTTGGCGCTGCCGCTGGCGGTGCTGGCGCTCTCGCGGGAGGGGTTGCCGCTGCCGCCCGTGGCGGCGCGGCGCTCGCGGGGGGCGCCTCCACCGCCTACAGCCTCGGCGCTGCTGGCCAGACTGGCGCGTCCGCCGTCAGTTCCGGTCTCGGCAATGTCGCCAGCGCCGGTGCGCAAGCCGCCGTCTCCCCCTTGAAGCGCGCAGCGTCGAAAGCCGCCGACAGCATGAAGCAGAGCTATCAGGCCGGCGCTCGCGGCGCGTTCGAGGTGACGGGCGGTTCGTCCACCGCCGGCACGATCGGCGGTGAAGCCGCCGATGGCGCGGCTGCACCTGCCGCCTCGTCCTCGTCCGCCGCTGACGGCCCGCCCGCCTGGGCCAAGCGCATGAAGCGCTCGCAGCAATTCACGCACGGCGTTCAGGCCGCCGCCCATTCCGTGCGCAGCGGCGACAGCCACGGCGGCGGCTCCTCCGTCAATCTTTCCGAAAGTGACCGCTGA
- the trbK-alt gene encoding putative entry exclusion protein TrbK-alt — MDGKMLARLGAVVFVGVAITAAVIEFTRQPEPAEVRPLARERSDTGDLRQRLRRCRDMGEAATRDSACLNIWAENRDRFLKQGARPSGAPDAPTTLWPSAPIEDPIARETEAAIPPEPARPPVSPDEGAR, encoded by the coding sequence ATGGACGGCAAGATGCTTGCCCGGCTCGGCGCTGTCGTCTTCGTCGGCGTCGCCATCACCGCCGCCGTGATCGAATTCACGCGCCAGCCCGAACCGGCTGAGGTTCGCCCGCTCGCCCGCGAACGCAGCGATACCGGCGACCTTCGTCAACGCCTTCGCCGTTGCCGGGATATGGGCGAGGCCGCCACGCGCGATTCCGCCTGCCTCAATATATGGGCCGAGAACCGCGACCGCTTCCTGAAGCAGGGCGCACGCCCGTCAGGTGCGCCGGACGCACCGACGACATTGTGGCCGTCGGCTCCGATCGAAGACCCGATCGCCAGGGAAACCGAGGCGGCCATTCCGCCCGAGCCTGCACGGCCGCCCGTTTCTCCCGACGAGGGGGCACGCTGA
- the trbJ gene encoding P-type conjugative transfer protein TrbJ — MKLRRSRIARLTAALFLAPVAIAPMLAPPAYAITVFDPSNYAQNVLQAARALQQINQQITQLQNEAQMLINQARNLASLPYSSLQQIQQSVQRTQQLLAQAQNIAFDVQKIDQMFQQKYGNISLSATDQQLVADARSRWQNTVGGLQDAMRVQAGVVSNIDTNRAQMSALVGQSQGATGALQATQAGNQLLALQTQQLADLTAVVAANGRAQALSDAERAAAAEQGREQRRRFLTPGAGYQPGSAKMFYGNN; from the coding sequence ATGAAACTGCGTCGTTCCCGTATTGCGCGGCTCACCGCCGCGCTGTTCCTTGCGCCCGTCGCCATCGCACCCATGCTGGCGCCGCCGGCTTACGCCATCACCGTGTTCGATCCATCGAACTATGCGCAGAACGTGCTTCAGGCCGCCCGCGCACTCCAGCAGATCAACCAGCAGATCACACAGCTTCAGAACGAAGCGCAGATGCTCATCAATCAGGCCCGCAATCTGGCGAGCCTGCCATATTCCTCGCTGCAACAGATTCAGCAGTCGGTCCAACGCACCCAGCAACTTCTCGCCCAAGCGCAGAACATCGCCTTTGACGTTCAGAAGATCGACCAGATGTTCCAGCAGAAATATGGAAACATCTCGCTGTCGGCCACGGATCAGCAGCTTGTCGCCGACGCCCGTTCGCGCTGGCAGAACACGGTGGGCGGCTTGCAGGACGCCATGCGCGTGCAAGCAGGCGTCGTCAGCAACATCGACACCAACCGCGCGCAGATGTCGGCGCTGGTCGGCCAGAGTCAGGGTGCAACCGGCGCGCTTCAGGCGACGCAGGCCGGCAATCAGCTTCTCGCGCTTCAGACCCAGCAGCTTGCCGATCTCACCGCCGTCGTCGCCGCCAATGGCCGGGCGCAGGCGCTCAGCGATGCCGAACGCGCCGCCGCCGCGGAACAGGGGCGCGAACAGCGTCGCCGTTTCCTGACGCCGGGTGCGGGCTATCAGCCCGGCAGCGCCAAGATGTTCTACGGCAACAATTGA
- the trbE gene encoding conjugal transfer protein TrbE, which yields MMSLAEYHNRNSRLADFLPWAALVGTGIVLNKDGSFQRTARFRGPDLDSAVPAELVAVAGRLNNAFRRLGSGWAIFVEAQRHPAAIYPASTFPDAASALVDAERKADFEEAGAHFESSYFLTFTYLPPAEDAARAETWLYEGREKAGIDPNEVQGAFADRTDRLLRLIEAFMPECRWLDDGETLTYLHGCVSTHRHRVRVPETPIYLDALLADQPLTGGLEPRLGSQHLRVLTITGFPTATTPGLLDELNRLPFPYRWSTRAILLDKTDATKLLTKIRRQWFAKRKSIAAILKEVMTNEASALVDTDASNKAADADLALQELGADYAGIAYVTATVTVWDADPRTADEKLRLVEKVIQGRDFTAMAETINAVDAWLGSLPGHVYANVRQPPISTLNLAHMIPLSAVWAGPERDEHFAAPPLLFGKTEGSTPFRFSLHVGDVGHTLVVGPTGAGKSVLLALMALQFRRYKAAQVFAFDFGGSIRAAALAMRGDWHDLGGGLTDGSETSVSLQPLARIQETAERAWAGDWIVAILIREGVTITPEVKEHIWTALTSLASAPVGERTITGLCVLLQSNDLKQALRPYCVGGAWGRLLDAENEHLGTATVQAFETEGLIGTDAAPAVLAYLFHRIEDRLDGSPTLIIVDEGWLALDDEGFAGQLREWLKTLRKKNASVIFATQSLSDIDGSAIAPAIIESCQTRLLLPNERAIEPQITAIYRRFGLNDRQIEIIARAMPKRNYYCQSRRGNRLFDLGLSDVALSLCAASSKTDQAAIAQLLAEHGPDGFLDAWLRHRGVDWAADLIPDLTNLEKLP from the coding sequence ATGATGAGCCTCGCCGAATACCACAATCGCAACAGCCGGCTTGCCGACTTCCTGCCCTGGGCAGCGCTGGTCGGCACCGGCATCGTCCTCAACAAGGATGGCAGTTTCCAGCGCACCGCCCGATTCCGGGGACCGGACCTCGACAGCGCCGTGCCCGCCGAGCTGGTCGCCGTTGCCGGCCGCCTCAACAATGCCTTCCGCCGCCTCGGTTCGGGCTGGGCGATCTTCGTGGAAGCGCAGCGTCATCCGGCCGCGATCTATCCCGCCAGCACCTTTCCCGACGCCGCTTCCGCGCTGGTCGATGCCGAGCGCAAGGCGGATTTCGAGGAGGCCGGGGCGCATTTCGAGTCCAGCTATTTCCTGACCTTCACCTATCTGCCGCCGGCTGAAGACGCAGCCCGCGCCGAAACCTGGCTCTACGAGGGACGCGAGAAGGCCGGCATCGATCCGAACGAGGTTCAGGGCGCCTTCGCCGACCGCACCGACCGGCTGCTCCGCCTGATCGAAGCCTTCATGCCCGAATGCCGCTGGCTCGATGACGGCGAGACGCTGACCTATCTGCACGGCTGCGTATCCACGCACCGGCACCGCGTCCGCGTCCCCGAAACGCCGATCTATCTCGACGCGCTGCTCGCCGATCAGCCGCTGACCGGCGGGCTGGAGCCACGCCTTGGCAGCCAGCATCTGCGCGTCCTGACCATCACCGGGTTCCCGACGGCGACGACGCCCGGCCTTCTCGACGAACTGAACCGTCTGCCCTTTCCCTATCGATGGAGCACGCGCGCGATCCTGCTCGACAAGACCGACGCGACGAAGCTCCTCACAAAAATCCGCCGCCAGTGGTTCGCCAAGCGCAAATCCATCGCCGCGATCCTCAAGGAAGTAATGACGAACGAAGCGTCGGCGCTGGTCGATACCGATGCGTCGAACAAGGCGGCGGATGCCGATCTCGCGCTACAGGAACTCGGCGCGGACTATGCGGGTATCGCCTATGTCACCGCGACGGTGACGGTGTGGGACGCCGATCCGCGCACAGCCGATGAAAAGTTGCGGCTGGTCGAGAAGGTCATTCAGGGCCGCGATTTCACGGCGATGGCCGAGACCATCAACGCCGTGGACGCCTGGCTCGGATCGTTGCCCGGCCATGTCTACGCCAATGTCCGGCAGCCGCCGATTTCCACGCTCAATCTCGCCCACATGATCCCGCTTTCGGCGGTGTGGGCGGGGCCGGAACGGGACGAGCATTTTGCAGCGCCCCCGCTGCTCTTCGGCAAGACCGAAGGCTCGACCCCGTTCCGGTTTTCCCTCCATGTCGGCGATGTCGGCCACACGCTCGTCGTCGGCCCGACCGGCGCAGGCAAGTCCGTGCTTCTGGCGCTGATGGCGCTTCAGTTCCGCCGCTACAAAGCCGCTCAGGTCTTCGCCTTCGATTTCGGCGGCTCGATCCGCGCCGCGGCGCTCGCCATGCGCGGCGACTGGCACGACCTCGGCGGCGGGCTAACGGATGGCTCGGAAACATCGGTCAGCCTTCAGCCGCTCGCTCGCATCCAAGAGACGGCCGAGCGGGCATGGGCCGGGGACTGGATCGTCGCCATCCTGATCCGCGAGGGCGTCACCATCACGCCGGAGGTGAAGGAACATATCTGGACGGCGCTGACCTCGCTGGCCTCCGCACCGGTCGGGGAACGAACCATCACCGGACTCTGCGTGCTGCTCCAGTCGAATGACCTGAAGCAGGCGCTACGGCCCTATTGCGTTGGCGGCGCGTGGGGCCGCCTGCTTGACGCCGAGAACGAACATCTCGGCACGGCCACCGTTCAGGCGTTCGAGACGGAAGGGCTGATCGGGACCGACGCCGCGCCGGCCGTGCTCGCCTATCTGTTCCACCGCATCGAAGACCGGCTCGACGGATCGCCAACGCTCATCATCGTCGATGAAGGCTGGCTGGCGCTGGACGACGAGGGCTTCGCCGGCCAGCTCCGCGAATGGCTGAAGACGCTGCGCAAGAAGAACGCCTCCGTCATCTTCGCCACGCAAAGCCTGTCGGACATCGACGGCAGCGCCATCGCGCCCGCCATCATCGAGAGCTGCCAGACCCGGCTTCTGCTCCCGAACGAACGGGCGATCGAGCCGCAGATCACCGCCATCTATCGCCGCTTCGGCCTCAATGACCGCCAGATCGAGATCATCGCGCGAGCGATGCCGAAGCGCAATTACTACTGCCAGTCCCGGCGCGGCAACCGCCTGTTCGACCTTGGCCTCAGCGACGTGGCGCTGTCGCTGTGCGCCGCGTCGTCCAAGACCGATCAGGCCGCCATCGCCCAGCTTCTCGCCGAACACGGCCCGGATGGCTTCCTCGACGCCTGGCTCCGCCATCGCGGCGTCGATTGGGCGGCCGACCTCATTCCCGACCTCACCAACCTGGAGAAACTGCCATGA
- a CDS encoding VirB3 family type IV secretion system protein, translating to MAGVVEQGSEVPGFTVPVHRALTEPILLGGAPRAIAIMNGTLAGAVGLGLRLWLVGLAIWAIGHFAAVWAAKRDPLFVDVGRRHLRIPAHLTV from the coding sequence ATGGCGGGCGTCGTCGAACAGGGGAGCGAGGTTCCGGGCTTCACCGTGCCGGTCCACCGGGCGCTGACCGAGCCGATCCTGCTCGGCGGCGCTCCGCGCGCCATCGCCATCATGAACGGCACGCTGGCAGGCGCGGTCGGCCTCGGCCTGCGCCTCTGGCTGGTCGGTCTCGCCATCTGGGCGATCGGCCATTTCGCGGCGGTGTGGGCGGCGAAACGCGACCCGCTCTTCGTCGATGTCGGCCGCCGCCATCTGCGCATCCCCGCGCATCTCACAGTCTGA
- a CDS encoding TrbC/VirB2 family protein, whose amino-acid sequence MHHHLATTASVAMVSLLMAAPAHASGSSMPWEAPLQSILQSIEGPVAKIIAVIVIITTGLALAFGDTSGGFRRLIQIVFGLSIAFAASSFFLSFFSFGGGALV is encoded by the coding sequence ATGCACCATCACCTCGCCACGACGGCATCCGTCGCCATGGTGAGCCTGTTAATGGCAGCGCCCGCCCATGCCTCCGGCTCGTCCATGCCGTGGGAAGCTCCGCTGCAATCCATCCTCCAGTCGATCGAAGGCCCGGTCGCCAAGATCATCGCGGTGATCGTCATCATCACCACGGGTCTCGCACTGGCCTTCGGCGACACGTCGGGCGGTTTTCGTCGCCTGATCCAGATCGTGTTCGGCCTGTCGATCGCCTTCGCGGCATCGAGCTTCTTCCTGTCGTTCTTCTCGTTCGGCGGCGGAGCGCTGGTCTGA
- the trbB gene encoding P-type conjugative transfer ATPase TrbB, translating to MAVSHHKSEGLARGARMLRTALGPAIARFLEDAAVVEVMLNPDGRIWIDRLSEGLSDTGERLSHADGERIVRLVAHHVGAEVHAGAPRVSAELPETGERFEGLLPPVVAAPAFAIRKPAVAVFTLDDYVQARIMSARQAETLRAGVASRANILVAGGTSTGKTTLTNALLAEVAKTSDRVVIIEDTRELQCAAPNLVAMRTKDGVASLSDLVRSSLRLRPDRIPVGEVRGPEALDLLKAWGTGHPGGVGTIHAGSAIGALRRMEQLIQEAVVTVPRALIAETIDLVAVLTGRGSARRLSELARVDGLGPDGDYRVAPAVIEGDGGATSLSHALNPSSEGDHP from the coding sequence ATGGCCGTTTCACATCACAAATCGGAAGGCTTGGCACGGGGCGCGCGGATGCTGCGCACCGCGCTCGGCCCAGCCATCGCCCGGTTTCTCGAAGACGCCGCCGTCGTCGAGGTGATGCTGAACCCGGACGGGCGCATCTGGATCGACCGACTTTCCGAAGGACTGTCCGACACCGGGGAGCGACTGTCGCACGCCGATGGGGAACGCATAGTCCGCCTCGTCGCCCATCATGTGGGCGCCGAGGTTCATGCCGGCGCTCCGCGTGTCTCGGCTGAACTGCCGGAGACAGGGGAGAGGTTCGAGGGCCTGCTGCCGCCCGTGGTGGCGGCGCCGGCCTTCGCCATCCGCAAGCCCGCCGTCGCCGTGTTCACGCTCGACGATTATGTCCAGGCCAGGATCATGTCCGCACGCCAAGCCGAGACGCTGCGTGCAGGCGTCGCATCCCGCGCCAACATCCTCGTGGCAGGTGGCACGTCCACCGGCAAGACGACGCTGACCAATGCCCTCTTGGCCGAAGTGGCGAAGACCTCCGATCGCGTCGTCATCATCGAGGACACGCGGGAACTGCAATGCGCCGCGCCGAACCTCGTCGCCATGCGCACCAAGGATGGCGTGGCGTCCTTGTCGGACCTCGTCCGCTCCAGCTTGCGCCTGCGCCCCGACCGTATCCCGGTCGGCGAAGTGCGCGGCCCGGAGGCGCTGGACCTCCTGAAGGCATGGGGCACCGGCCATCCCGGCGGCGTTGGCACGATCCACGCCGGCAGCGCCATCGGCGCGCTGCGCCGGATGGAACAGCTCATTCAGGAAGCGGTCGTCACCGTTCCGCGCGCGCTGATCGCCGAGACGATCGATCTCGTTGCCGTCCTCACCGGGCGCGGTTCCGCGCGCCGGCTGTCCGAACTCGCCCGTGTCGATGGCCTCGGCCCGGACGGCGATTACCGCGTCGCGCCCGCCGTCATCGAGGGCGATGGCGGTGCGACCTCTCTCAGCCATGCCCTCAATCCCAGCTCCGAAGGAGACCATCCATGA
- a CDS encoding CopG family transcriptional regulator, with translation MQTKTRMNVYFEPELLKKVEALALRRNISKSAVIEAAVASFLSADASERLEAVFARRMDKISRQIDALDEDVAIIGETLSLFIRFWLTVTPPLPDSSQASARAKGAERFEGFLQSLGRRLATGDRFLKDLSRDIDSRRDGTADPE, from the coding sequence ATGCAGACCAAGACCCGCATGAACGTCTATTTCGAGCCGGAGCTTCTGAAAAAGGTCGAGGCGCTGGCGCTTCGCCGAAACATCTCCAAATCCGCCGTGATCGAAGCGGCCGTGGCGTCGTTCCTGTCGGCCGATGCGTCGGAGCGGCTGGAGGCGGTGTTCGCCCGGCGCATGGACAAGATCAGTCGCCAGATCGACGCGCTGGACGAGGATGTCGCCATTATCGGCGAAACGCTGTCGCTGTTCATTCGCTTCTGGCTGACCGTCACACCGCCACTGCCTGACAGCTCGCAGGCGTCGGCGAGAGCCAAGGGTGCGGAACGGTTCGAGGGCTTCCTGCAATCACTGGGCCGGCGGCTTGCGACAGGCGATCGGTTCCTCAAAGACCTGTCGCGCGACATCGACTCACGCCGTGACGGGACCGCCGATCCAGAATAG